A single region of the Plasmodium reichenowi strain SY57 chromosome 9, whole genome shotgun sequence genome encodes:
- a CDS encoding hypothetical protein (conserved Plasmodium protein, unknown function) has translation MNTCIKLVFAFFIFIKYGRCQGDQVINEKLTNFVFLSCNYQKGKVNNNLLNSIEKRKPQLMLWIGDYFYTECSEIKCLDDAYTYIKKDPFYMKLKKKFKIDGIYDDHDYNKNNGDRLYKYKKESKKKYLDYLNVDKNDVRYKRNGAYISKLYIDPDNEKNQVKIIMLDTRYNKDPYPFYAPDSYRDLFFHMFISFLSRFHSSIFGLCCNSKNDILGNEQWKWLEKELTNSNARAHIIISSTQIFSNHIINENWGLMPYSLRRLRELIKKTKPKGLLFLSGDVHFGSIIGKEESVIEVTSSSVNQENIFSYINKYVIFFLTNILSKVSPFELNKIYSFNNFGSVNITYVNDNEIKIKTSVNDSDGVEILVANQVFNNKNNIYTKTKDLHIILDEFATLECKSKTKVVMHTIVYILFLLWFLQIIYIFLKVIGSLFRRKKIDTKTKDE, from the exons ATGAACACTTGTATAAAATTAGTTTTTgctttttttatttttattaaatatggCCGATGCCAAGGCGATCAAGTAATTAACGAGAAGCTAACGAATTTTGTATTCCTTAGTTGTAACTACCAAAAAGGGAaagtaaataataatttattaaattcaATAGAGAAAAGGAAACCCCAGCTTATGCTGTGGATAGGTGATTACTTTTATACAGAATGTAGCgaaataaaatgtttaGATGATGcttatacatatattaagaaAGACCCATTTTATATGAAGCTAAAAAAGAAGTTTAAAATTGATGGTATTTATGATGATCATgattataacaaaaataatggTGATcgattatataaatataaaaaagaaagtaaaaaaaaataccTAGACTATTTAAATGtagataaaaatgatgtcagatataaaagaaatggtgcatatatatccaaattatatatagatccagataatgaaaaaaaccaagttaaaattattatgttaGATACcagatataataaagatcCTTATCCTTTCTATGCCCCAGATTCATATAGAgatcttttttttcatatgtttatttcctttttgtCGCGTTTCCATTCATCCATTTTTGGATTATGTTGTAATAGTAAAAATGATATTCTAGGAAATGAACAATGGAAATGGTTAGAAAAGGAGTTGACCAATTCGAATGCTCGTGCccatataattatatccTCCACCCAg ATATTTTCTAATCACATAATTAACGAGAATTGGGGTTTGATGCCTTACTCTTTGAGACGTTTAAGGGAactaataaaaaaaacgaAACCAAAAGgtctattatttttaagtGGGGATGTTCACTTCGGTAGTATAATAGGAAAGGAAGAAAGTGTAATAGAGGTTACAAGTAGTAGCGTAAATCAGGAGAACATTTTtagttatataaataaatatgttatattttttctaacaaatatattaagtAAGGTAAGTCCATTTGAGttgaataaaatatattcatttaataatttcgGTTCAGttaatattacatatgtgaatgataatgaaataaaaattaagaCATCTGTAAATGATTCAGATGGTGTAGAAATCTTAGTAGCTAATCAagtttttaataataaaaataatatatatactaaaACAAAAGATTTACATATCATTCTTGATGAATTTGCAACATTAGAATGCAAGAGTAAAACAAAGGTCGTAATGCATACaatagtatatatattatttttattatggttcttacaaattatatatatatttttaaaagtaATTGGATCACTTTTCCGcaggaaaaaaatagacACAAAAACAAAGgatgaataa
- a CDS encoding hypothetical protein (conserved Plasmodium protein, unknown function): MSNYQNLKCSELKDLLAKRGLPSHGKKNELLERLLKHEEKDNINSLSSSYILDNSNINNDDNKNNNFSFQNNASNNSLKLQSSSNLIFEKKTVGSFGKVDDNNKKTIPSVNNKEDSNNKIGLNKMKNYIRNILTINSNSPNSTYDKSKGTNDNKNNPNKDTNDQKSKIVIQEITFNDVSSSSQNTLQRNIISTDDNDSYLSEEKKRELRRKRFVYIHIYLFIYIFFFLFSIVTHKMEEENKRKRAERFGLNVIKMNDFEKKKKRAERFGLLQDSEKLKARALRFGITQ; encoded by the exons atgagtAATTACCAAAATTTGAAGTGCTCTGAATTGAAAGATTTATTAGCCAAAAGAGGGTTGCCATCACATGGgaaaaaa AATGAATTATTAGAAAGATTATTAAAACATGAAGAAAAGGACAATATAAATTCTTTATcttcatcatatatattagataattcaaatattaataacgacgataataaaaataataatttttcatttcaaAACAACGCAAGTAATAATAGTTTAAAACTTCAATCATCAAGCaatttaatatttgaaaaaaaaactgTAGGTTCATTTGGAAAAgttgatgataataataaaaaaacaataccttcagtaaataataaagaagattcaaataataaaattggtttaaataaaatgaaaaattatataagaaatatcTTAACTATTAATTCCAATAGTCCAAATTCTACTTATGATAAAAGCAAAGGTACTAAtgataacaaaaataatcCAAACAAAGATACAAATGATCAAAAAAGTAAAATTGTTATTCAAGAAATAACATTCAACGATGTATCTTCATCAAGTCAAAATACGCTACAAAGAAATATCATATCAACAg ATGACAATGATTCTTATTTATCTGAGGAAAAAAAGAGAGAATTAAGACGAAAACGATTTG tatatatacatatatatttatttatatatatattttttttttt ATTTAGTATAGTAACACATAAAATGGAGGAAGAgaataaaaggaaaagagCTGAGCGCTTTGGATTGAACGTG attaaaatgaatgactttgaaaagaaaaagaaaagagCTGAACGATTTGGATTACTACAAgat aGTGAAAAGTTAAAAGCAAGGGCTCTTAGATTTGGGATAACACaatga
- a CDS encoding putative membrane protein (conserved Plasmodium membrane protein, unknown function) — protein MRICYLRGTLLGIITILLWSRIYKVYGMDSLFSFNNMLPMYNILKGSHHVSMSDLKISRSYLFKEPKNINIDLALSALKGIDRENRNTFDYKSKNNDDNNTNVERILWNKMNKDDFIYSKLEVDDDKLIKGLPDILNINNIRNDIKRNMLTYLNNYRYDNENMEIISKGENKIPYIYNNILLILLIFFMYLFCIRILYDGYRIGKLVAKDFIPKISTLFMFFVLLKSTLLLFPPVLCVLLCIFLTFYFYTISMNSCQDIYFLDFGRIKKEPIGWIFIVFSHSILLGNIIYHLLFRPSVFIYLHNWIENYLIEHILCVIILIVISIFIFFLMISNIFPATKLQNFVFSFTSSYFLLSFCSYVYNLFVLLMYDKTKRFNIIQIEPYMFFSSTSIFSFNFPNSFILLCLFLMTFLPFIIPKHKLGKKKRGGEKMKKKKNDLKEPNYRAYDMILNYFS, from the coding sequence ATGAGAATATGTTATTTAAGAGGGACCTTATTAGGCATAATAACAATTCTTTTATGGTCTAGGATTTACAAAGTTTATGGTATGGATTCcttattttcttttaacAATATGTTACCTATGtataacattttaaaaGGGAGCCATCATGTAAGTATGAGTGATTTGAAGATCAGCAGGagttatttatttaaagagccaaagaatataaatatcgATTTGGCTTTGTCTGCTTTAAAAGGTATAGATAGAGAAAATAGGAATACGTTTGattataaaagtaaaaataatgatgataataatacaaatgtAGAAAGGATTTTATGgaataaaatgaataaggatgattttatttattcaaaaTTGGAGGTAGATGatgataaattaataaaaggATTGCCcgatatattaaatataaataacattcgaaatgatataaaaaggaatatgTTAACgtatttaaataattatagatatgataatgaaaatatggAAATAATATCTAAAggagaaaataaaataccatatatatataataatatattattaatattattaatatttttcatgtatcttttttgtattagaatattatatgatgGATATAGAATAGGAAAACTTGTAGCAAAGGATTTTATACCAAAAATATCtacattatttatgttttttgtattattaaaaagtacattattattatttccaCCTGTATTATGTGTATTACtttgtatatttttgacattttatttttatacaataTCAATGAATTCTTGTCAGgatatatactttttagATTTTGgaagaataaaaaaggaGCCTATAGGTTGGATTTTTATAGTGTTTTCTCATTCTATTTTATTGGgcaatattatatatcacTTATTATTTCGACCTAgtgtatttatatatttacataattGGATAGAGAATTATTTGATTGAACACATTTTATGtgtaattattttaatagtaatatctatttttatcttttttttaatgataagtaatatatttccAGCTACCAAATTACAgaattttgttttttcctttacgtcttcttattttcttttatcattttgttcttatgtttataatttattcgTTTTACTAATGTATGATAAAACAAAGAGGTTCAACATAATTCAAATAGAGCCTTATATGTTCTTTTCATCTACTAgtattttttcatttaattttcctaattcttttattttgttgtgtctttttttaatgacATTCTTACCATTTATTATACCCAAACATAAGCTTggtaaaaagaaaagaggaggggaaaaaatgaagaaaaaaaaaaatgaccTGAAGGAACCAAATTATAGGGCATACGACATGAtcttaaattatttttcataa
- a CDS encoding hypothetical protein (conserved Plasmodium protein, unknown function) gives MRKTCEVCKNKTFQYVCPSCEIVYCSVECYKLHNSSCVKTFLDNQVNENIKNNELTDFDIKEFKFKLKKFYNLQDEADHKNESFNFNGINGYKSPEKKQGKNDDDDDNDGDNDDDNDDGDNDDDNDDDNDDDDNDGDNDDGDNDDDNDDNYNDDNYNDDNYNDDNIKSMKDCGHLKKWYISNKRYKVLTELALKDEIKLENLNEKEKKQFFSFIKNNDMNLYIEGYEPWWLKCVIKKMKIPKEHICCIKKVNDNVIYIIIEIIYGYCYLHRIYNKSINNKEFCYNLLYISDSLNRFNIPQTNVLNTINNIFNKIIENDELIREKNVLYNVITDVTKILNLKELILRCLYESKQIFKKEIHKIQLYKEKLCKKNNITTKIVQIMQEEKLFKYVNKKIKFLYSYSYYHFDNFQDIHKHLTNFYNEHKKFVIHNEKREITLEKR, from the coding sequence ATGAGAAAAACATGTGAAgtatgtaaaaataaaacgTTTCAATATGTCTGTCCTTCTTGTGAAATAGTATATTGTAGTGTTGAATGTTATAAGTTACATAATTCATCTTGTGTTAAAACCTTTTTAGATAACCAGGtgaatgaaaatataaaaaataacgAATTGACAGATTTTGATATAAAGGAATTTAAATTCAAGTTGAAGAAATTTTATAACTTACAAGATGAGGCTGATCATAAGAATGAGAGCTTCAATTTTAATGGGATAAATGGGTATAAGTCCCCTGAAAAGAAACAAGGCAAgaatgatgatgatgatgataatgatggtgataatgatgatgataatgatgatggtgataatgatgatgataatgatgatgataatgatgatgatgataatgatggtgataatgatgatggtgataatgatgatgataatgatgataattataatgatgataattataatgatgataattataatgatgataatataaaatcgATGAAAGATTGTGGGCACCTAAAAAAATGGTACATAAGCAATAAACGATATAAAGTGTTAACTGAGCTAGCTTTAAAagatgaaataaaattagagaatttaaatgaaaaagaaaagaaacAATTTTTCTCATTCATAAAGAACAATGATATGaacttatatatagaaGGTTATGAACCATGGTGGTTAAAATgtgttataaaaaaaatgaagatacCTAAGGAACACATTTGTTGTATTAAGAAGGTTAATgataatgtaatatatataattatagaaattatatatggatattgttatttacatcgtatatataataaaagtattaataataaagaattttgttataatttattatatatatcagATTCTTTAAATAGATTTAATATTCCACAAACAAATGTATTAAATacaattaataatatatttaataaaataattgaaaatgatgaattaataagagaaaaaaatgttttatataatgtaattACAGATgtaacaaaaatattaaacttaaaagaattaataCTTCGATGCTTGTATGAGAGTAAACAAATTttcaaaaaagaaattcataaaattcaattatataaagaaaaattatgtaaaaaaaataatattactaCTAAAATTGTTCAAATCATGcaagaagaaaaattatttaaatatgtaaataaaaaaattaaattcttatattcttattcttattatcaTTTCGATAATTTTCAAGATATACATAAACACCTtacaaatttttataatgaaCACAAGAAGTTTGTAATACACAATGAAAAGAGGGAGATCACCTTAGAGAAGCGATGA